AATTGGGGGTCCTCAATGCATGGGACTTACCCCAACTGCTGGACTGTATTTCCCatcactcccctccccacacttTGTATTCCATGCAGGCCAGCCTCCTCTGGAAAGTTACAACCTCCATGCCTTTCTTCCCACAATTCCTCCCTCCTCCAATGCTCTTCTGCCCTGTTCTTATCCCATCTTTCATGCCCACTACTTAAGCATCCCCTCTTCAGAGGAGAGCATTGTTGCCTGCATAAGTTTCTGCCATAGGAAAGAGCTGGCCATGATTAGAGGCTCCCAGGTTTGTTACCACCATATTGTTTCCATATATCTTGCCTCTCCATATATATCATCAACTCAAGAACATGATAATTTTTTGCTGGTTAAAACATACAACTTTATTGATGAAACACAAGATTAACAGATGTAAACCAATACAAAAGTATAGTTTATTTGTGGTTAGTTTGCTGTCAGTTTAAGTAAAGAGTAAAAATATCTCAATCTAGTTAGCAAGATAAAATCAATAAATGCTTTCTTTGTACAAGCTCTATTATTCATCTGACATCCTTAAAATGATCTAGCCTAAAACAAACCATCACAGTCGGCATCACTGTTGATGACATGTAATAGTCATTATTCCAAAATAGCAGCTGAGAGGATCTCTTTGCCTTATaagcacagtgaaaaataaagaatttacaaAATGCATTGTTCCCAACTGCAAACTAAAAAAGTTTCCTCGATATTTTTTGGGACAGTCTCCCAATTAGAGTTTGGTCAATACCTTTAGGACTTTTACTTTCACGACCAGATCACTGTGATTTGCTAATGCTTTGATTTTCTTGACACACACTCCAGATtctttgaataagaaaaaaagtgaacTTCTGCTGAATTCTTTCCTGGATGAGGCAAGCCCTTCATTTTTTATGTTGTCATTTATATTCTCAAATAGGGTAAGAATATTAAGAAGAATCTCTCTGTCCCATTCTTTATTAAAGAGGGAAATCAATTCTGACGGCACTTTACAACTCACCAGTTCTCTTGTCATGGCTGGATTTTCAGTAAAGTTTATGATTAGTTTCATAATCTGAATCTTGGTGAAGTAATTTCCCAGGAATAACAAAGCAAAAAAGtctggaaaagaataggaaagcaAATGCTGGTAATGATTAGTCACAGTCATGTTGGTTAACAGTCTTAGACCAGCCATCTGCACAGCTGAGTCCAAACGACAGATCATGGTGTCATCACACACTTGACTGATGTATGTCTTAATCTTGCCCTGATTTTCCGAATTCACACTCAGGTTATTAAGGGCATTGTATGCCTTTTCCCTAATAATGGGATCTTTCGTTTTTATCAGTTTTGCAATAATTGGGAGACCACCCAATTCACGAATGGCATTTTGGTTAAATGAATATGCTGCATTGTTACCCAGAGTGACCAAGGCTACTTCTTGAATAAAAGGATCGTTAGATCTTTCTAAGATGTTAAGGACCTTTTGAAGGTCAGTAGCACCCAGAATATCATCAATTTTATAGGGAAAGTTGAACTTGCCCTTTCGAACAGGCCATAACATAGCTGGGGTCCTGGTGCTCTTATTTCTGGCCCTTCCCTTGGACTTGCCACTAGCCTTGCTCCCAGCCCTAGCTCCGTTCCTCACAGGGTGGCAGCCTCCACCCCTGACTCCTGGGCAGGGTAAACCAGGTGCGAGGGCCCTGGTCCCAAAGATGGTACCCAACTTGGCA
The nucleotide sequence above comes from Bos javanicus breed banteng chromosome X, ARS-OSU_banteng_1.0, whole genome shotgun sequence. Encoded proteins:
- the ARMCX1 gene encoding armadillo repeat-containing X-linked protein 1, producing MGRTREAGCVAAGVVIGAGACYCVYRLTWGRDENEIIWNKDDDEEGESHDISETGKGAKANAGAGAGARLQGDSKAKAEVAVELKSGPDVKAEAHSKAERGGGLEAKAKALFSTLKEQASAKAVKAAKLGTIFGTRALAPGLPCPGVRGGGCHPVRNGARAGSKASGKSKGRARNKSTRTPAMLWPVRKGKFNFPYKIDDILGATDLQKVLNILERSNDPFIQEVALVTLGNNAAYSFNQNAIRELGGLPIIAKLIKTKDPIIREKAYNALNNLSVNSENQGKIKTYISQVCDDTMICRLDSAVQMAGLRLLTNMTVTNHYQHLLSYSFPDFFALLFLGNYFTKIQIMKLIINFTENPAMTRELVSCKVPSELISLFNKEWDREILLNILTLFENINDNIKNEGLASSRKEFSRSSLFFLFKESGVCVKKIKALANHSDLVVKVKVLKVLTKL